A genomic window from Fusarium oxysporum Fo47 chromosome VIII, complete sequence includes:
- a CDS encoding CD42_CHICK cell division control protein 42 (hypothetical protein FOXB_12753) translates to MAVVATIKCVVVGDGAVGKTCLLISYTTNKFPSEYVPTVFDNYAVTVMIGDEPYTLGLFDTAGQEDYDRLRPLSYPQTDVFLVCFSVTSPASFENVREKWFPEVRHHCPGVPCLIVGTQVDLRDDPSVREKLSKQKMQPVRREDGERMAKDLGAVKYVECSALTQYKLKDVFDEAIVAALEPPAPKKKSHKCLVL, encoded by the exons ATGGCTGTTGTCGCAACTATTAA GTGCGTCGTCGTTGGTGACGGTGCTGTTGGAAAGACCTGCCTTCTCATCAGCTACACAACAAACAAGTTTCCCTCCGAATATGTCCCTACAGTCTTCGACAACTACGCAGTTACGGTTAT GATAGGAGATGAGCCGTACACTCTCGGTTTGTTCGATACCGCTGGTCAAGAAGATTATGACAGACTGCGACCTCTTTCATATCCCCAGACCGATGTCTTCCTCGTCTGCTTTTCCGTCACCTCGCCTGCTTCCTTCGAAAACGTCCGCGAGAAGTGGTTCCCCGAGGTCCGCCACCACTGCCCTGGCGTTCCCTGTTTGATTGTTGGTACCCAGGTGGATTTGAGGGACGACCCTAGTGTTCGAGAGAAGCTGTCAAAGCAAAAGATGCAACCAGTACGACGAGAGGATGGTGAACGAATGGCGAAGGACTTGGGTGCTGTCAAGTACGTTGAGTGCAGTGCTCTCACCCAGTATAAGCTTAAGGATGTATTTGACGAG GCTATCGTTGCAGCACTTGAGCCCCCTGCTCCTAAAAAGAAGTCACACAAGTGCCTTGTCCTATAA